Proteins co-encoded in one Stomoxys calcitrans chromosome 5, idStoCalc2.1, whole genome shotgun sequence genomic window:
- the LOC106093603 gene encoding putative gustatory receptor 36b, with product MRRSTEWTIRATYITSTLFGVTSLCYVETTGEVYTKPLVTIYSALANIGMLVLVPHFLRFDYYSPSLPIQINSLMFVLKAASSIVTVIINWTKREVFVKTLNELSTARLKFMRRWPLSEKIKQKYDKTLRRKLLLGFLSMVGIMLGSIEYVQLELKLKSFYMIVAAVIVGIIVNMVMLNYFLSITNLNVIVWAINEELEKIIQATHQLWNLRIIGQIEPGALITQCCKLSANLDELAVTQHHLHLLGNRINRMYDIQTACVLIMVYLNNMLALYACYPTKQKTEILNEYSNWSMTLLPFMMMLYYIDLALFIKGMNNFEESFMATAKLLKERQIFYPALDMRLEESVLLRDLVLIRDKQRFSDDLLFLGPFRFALNHKDVSL from the exons ATGAGACGCTCCACGGAATGGACAATACGTGCCACTTATATAACCTCTACGCTTTTTGGCGTAACTTCGCTGTGCTATGTTGAAACTACTGGAGAAGTCTACACCAAACCTTTGGTGACCATTTACAGCGCCTTGGCAAACATTGGCATGTTGGTACTTGTACCACATTTTCTGCGTTTCGACTATTATTCACCCTCTTTGCCCATACAAATCAATTCGTTGATGTTCGTTCTGAAAGCTGCAAGTTCTATAGTTACAGTTATCATAAATTGGACCAAACGAGAAGTTTTCGTAAAAACCTTAAATGAGTTATCCACCGCTCGTCTCAAGTTTATGCGTCGATGGCCTTTGagtgaaaaaattaaacaaaaatatgatAAAACTCTAAGACGCAAGTTACTTTTGGGTTTTCTGTCAATGGTGGGCATAATGCTTGGATCCATTGAATATGTGCAGCTTGAATTAAAACTGAAAAGTTTCTATATGATAGTGGCCGCTGTTATAGTGGGCATCATTGTCAATATGGTCATGTTGAATTACTTCCTTAGCATAACCAATTTGAATGTAATTGTGTGGGCCATTAACGaggaattggaaaaaatcattcAAGCCACCCATCAACTATGGAACTTAAGGATTATAGGACAAATAGAACCAGGAGCCTTGATAACCCAATGCTGTAAATTATCTGCAAATTTGGATGAGTTGGCTGTTACCCAACATCATTTGCATTTGTTGGGAAATCGCATTAACCGCATGTATGACATTCAAACTGCTTGCGTTTTAATAATGGTCTATTTAAACAATATGTTGGCATTGTATGCGTGCTATccaacaaagcaaaaaactgaaattttgaacgagtaCAGCAACTGGTCTATGACACTGTTGCCCTTTATGATGATGCTGTACTACATCGATTTGGCCTTGTTCATAAAGGGAATGAATAATTTCGAAGAGTCCTTCATGGCCACCGCCAAATTGTTAAAAGAGCGCCAAATATTTTATCCGGCATTGGATATGAGATTGGAGGAAAGT GTATTGTTACGGGATTTGGTATTAATAAGGGACAAACAACGTTTTTCTGACGATTTGCTATTTTTGGGGCCATTTCGTTTTGCTTTGAATCACAAAGATGTGTCATTATAA